ACTAAATAAAATGGACATTTAATGGACGCCTCACGTATAAAAACCTTAGAAGAAGGTATGGCTTATGAGCAATCTCGGGAGGGACCGCCCCCAGGGTTCCCAAAATTGCCTCCAATTCCTGCGAAAAGATATACCGATCAGGTTTTTTTTGATCTCGAAATAGAGCATCTGTGGAAAAAAAGCTGGCTCTTCGCCTGTCATATGGATGAGTTGCCGGAACCGGGCAGCTTTTATCTCTGGGAACGCATTGGGTCGCCGATTTTTATCGTACGCGGACGTGATGATAAATTACGCGGCTTTTACAATACTTGCCGCCACCGTGGTGCGCCAGTTGTGCGCGAGCAGACAGGCCGCCGCAATCTTTTCGTATGTACTTATCATGGCTGGTCTTATGACGATAAAGGACATCTGATTAACATGCGCGACCCACGTGATTTTCCTGATTTTGACAAGTCCTGTCACAGTCTGGTTGAGGTCGGCGTTGAAGTTTTCGGCAAAATGGTCTTCATCAATCTTGATAAAGATGCAAAGCCACTGATGGATTATCTTCATCCGGTACCAACAGATATGGCGCAGTTCCAGAGTGAAAATATGCGCCTTGTCAGAAAAACAACATTGGATATTAAGTGCAATGTTAAAATCCTGCTGGATGCATTTCAGGAGACATACCACCTGAAATCCATTCACCAAAAAACCGTCGATAGATTTCTGGATCATCTGGGCACATATATTGAGCTATGGCCAAATGGTCATTCACGAATGGTTACGCCGCATCGGGATCCTAACTGGGTTGACCCGGGCGTTGAGGGCCTACCTGAAGTCGAGACTGTTGGCGAAGTTGGGCGTGTAAATAATTTCTCATATAATATTTATCCTAATATTGTCTGCCCGCCTTATGCCAGTGGCAACTCATTAATTATCTTCTGGCCTAAAACCATTAACACGATGGAAATTGAGGTCATTTGGGTTGCGCCTGATTGGGGGGACGGCCCATTATCTGACATCTGGGAGACGCGTCTGGGAAATTTTGATAAAATCCTCGAAGAAGACACCCAATTCGCCGAACAAATTCAAATCTCTGTTGAGTCAGACGGCTTTCAAGGCACACCTCTTTCATATCAGGAGAGACGCATCTATCACTGGCACGAACATTTGGATAGGCTGATTGGCGAAGAGAACCTCCCAGAGGGTACGCGCATTGAGCCCCTAATGGGGCCTTATATCATGGACCCTTACGCCTCCAAAGCCGGGGAATAAAGGGTATCCGATGGCAAATTTTGGACTTATCGCATATGGCAGCTATTTGCCGTTTCAAGCAATTTCGCGTCAGTCTATTTTTGACCAGATTGGTTGGATACAAGGCGGCTTAAAGGCATACGCCAAAGGCAAAAGAAGTTATGCCGATTGGGATGAAGACGCAGTGACGCTTGCCGTCGCCGCCGCTCGCCAATTGCTAAAAACCGCCGATAATACACAAGTTCAACAACTCAGTTTTGCCTCGACCACAGCCCCGTTTCTTGATCGTTCCAATGCCGGTATCGTTGCGGCTGCGCTTGATTTAGCTGACCACACACATTGTTACGACTCATCGGGCAGTCAACGTGCAGCACTCGCCCCACTGGTCACGGCCTGTCACAATCAAAGCGATGGACTGCTAATTGCCGCGGGCGAAAAAAAACCTGTTCAGCCTGCAAATGTCATGGAAATGCTGGCTGGAGATGCCGGTGCGGCCATACTAACAGGATCTAAAAATGTAATTGCCGAATTAGTTGCTACCCAATCTGTGCGTTCAGATTTCGTTGACCATTACCGCACTGCAGAAAGCGGTACGGATTATGTGCTGGAAGAACGCTGGGTGCGTGAAGAGGGATTGGCAAAAATCGTTTCGCCTCTCATTACGACACTTTTGGAAGAAAATAATCTGAGCGTTGAGGATATTGACCACTTTATTCTTCCTGTCGCTTATCCGTCTCATGCCCGTGCTATTGCCCGCAAATGCGGTATTCAAGAAGACGCTGTTGCGGATGCACTGTTTACGGATTGTGGCTTCTCAGGTGTCGCGCACCCTTTGCTTATGCTGAATGACTGCCTTGACCGCGCAACGCCGGATAGTCTGATTTTATTGACCGGGTTTGGTCAAGGAATGGATGCCATTCTTCTGAGGACAACCGAAAAAATTACGCGCTATCAGGCATCTATCACAGTTCAGAACTTTATGACTAATTTACGGATTGAGGATAATTATCCGCGTTTCCTGGCCTCTAACGGGCAATTCCACCCGGATTGGGGGATGCGCGCAGAGCGCGATAATCGCACCGCTCAAACCGTTGCTTTTGACAAAAGCCGCGATATTTACGGCCTTGTTGGCGGTATCTGCACCTCATGTGGTACGCCTCAATTCCCCAAAGCCAGACGATGCGTGAACCCAGAGTGTAACGCACTTGATACCCAGCAATATTACCGTTTTGCCGATATACCTGCCACGGTGAAATCTTTTACGGAAGATTGGATGGCCTTTAACCGCAACCCACCATTAATTTACGGAAATATCTCCTTTGAGGGCGGCGGTAATATGTTTATCGAAATGACAGGATTTGCCCCCGGGGATATTGCCATTGGAGACAAAGTTGAGATGGATTTCCGTATTAAGGATATTGATGACAAGCGCGGCTTCCACAGATATTTCTGGAAAGCTGCCGCTCAGAGAAAAGTGTAAGGCGAAGGACTGACATGGCTGAAGGTATTAAAGACAAAGTCGCTATCATAGGCATGGGTTGTAGTAAATTCGGCGAACGCTGGGATGCGCGCCCCGAAGACCTCATCACCGAAGCTTTTGAAGAAGCTCTTAACGATGCAAAGATTGAAAAAGAGAGCATAGATGCTGCCTGGTTTGGGGTATTTTATGACGAACAAAATGTCGGCAAATCTGCTTATCCGCTGTCGCAATATTTACGCTTGCCGAATATCCCCGTCACCCGTGTTGAAAATCTATGTGCCACTGGAACGGAGTCCCTGCGCGGTGCAGTCTATGCCGTAGCGGCTGGCGCATGTGACATTGCACTCGCCGTCGGATGTGAAAAATTAAAAGATACTGGTTTTGCCGGTCTCCCTGAACGAACAAAAGGGACATTTGAAGACCTTTATCAGCCCGGCTTTACCCCGCCAGGCGCCTTTGCACAACTTGGCGCAGCCTATGCCCATAAATACGGGCTGGATATGGCAGACCTTAAAAAGGCCATGGCACATGTTTCTTGGAAGAGCCATGAAAACGGATTTTTAAACCCAAAAGCACATTTACGCAAAAAACTGTCTATCGAACAGATTCTCAACGCCCCCCCGGTTGCCTATCCATTGGGTGTATTTGACTGTTGTGGCGTATCGGACGGAGCCTCATGCGCGATTGTTGCCCGCCCGGAAATCGCCAAAGATCTTGTCGGTGAAAATTTTGTTACGGTTAAGTCCATGCAACTATCCCCCTCCAATGGTGTTGAAATGGGTCACCAGTCTTGGGACGGCGCAGGGACGGTCACAACGCGCAAAGCCTCAGAACGCGCTTATGCCGAGGCCGGTATCAGTAATCCGCGTGCGGATATCAGTTTGACCGAAGTTCATGATTGCTTCTCTATTACTGAGCTTGTGCTGATGGAAGATCTATGGCTCTCGGATGACGGCAAGGCCCCCAATGATATTCTGGATGGCAGATTTGATGCGACAGGTGACATTCCCTGTCAGATTGATGGCGGTCTTAAATGTTTCGGTCATCCCGTCGGCGCATCAGGACTGCGCATGACCTATGAAATTTATCTACAACTGCTTGGTCGTGCCAATGACCGACAGCTTAAAGACCCCAAATTTGGACTAGCGCATAATCTTGGGGGCATTCCGAACAGAAATGTTGCCGCGGTATCAATATTTGGGATGAACGAATAGGATATTCAAATGTCAGACAAAAACCAGCCCCTTCAGTCCTCTGAATATGGAGGCATGTCCATTGAGGAGCTCGCGACGGCCTCAACCGTCTACCGCGCAGATTTGCTCACGAGTCAGACGATTGTTATTTCCGGCGCAGGGACGGGTATGGGACGCGCTATGGCTTTTCTGGCAGCACGTTTGGGCGCCAATGTCGTGATTTGTGGGCGTCGCGAAGAGAAGCTTCAAGAAGTTAAAGACGGCATCAGGCAACATGTCGGACGCGATATTGAATATGCCCAAGTGAATATCCGTGACCCTGAAAATGTCGAAAACTTTATTACAGATATCTTTGATCGCCACGGCACCATTCACGCTTTGATAAACAGCGCGGGCGGGCAGTTCTCACAGGCTGCGATTGATTTCTCGCGAAAGGGCTGGCTGGCTGTCATTGACACCAATCTGAATGGCACATGGTGGATGATGCAGGAAGCCGCCAAAAAATGGTGCGACACCGGACAAGAAGGCAATATCATTAATATCGCTGCCTATGTGGAGCGCGGCATGCCACAATCCGCACATAGCTGTGCTGCGCGCGCAGGTGTGATTTATCTCTCGAAAACTGTTTCTACCGAATGGGCTGAACATAACATTCGTGTGAATTGTATTGCCCCCGGTGCGATTGAAACCGAAGGCGTGACACAGTATCCGCCAGAGGCACTGCAAGAATTTCACAGAGCTAATCCGATGAAACGATTTGGCGATGTCTGGGATGTGGCGGAGACAACAATTTATCTCGTCGCCCCCTCCTCAAAATTCGTTACCGGTGAAGTTATCACCGTTGATGGCGGGATGGCGCAACACGGCTGGGTGTGGCCTATGGGTAAACCGGAATATTTCAAATAGTCATAACCGCTAGAATTTTACAATCGCCCCACCATCGACATTCAAGCCAAGACCGGAAATAAACTGGCTTTCTTTCTGAGCCAGGAAAACTGCCGCATGGGCAACATCCTCCGGCTGACCCAGACGCCCGACAGGGGCTTTCTCAATCCAGTAATTACGGAAATCTTCATCCTCAAAATAAGGAGCTGACAAAGCTGTCACCACTGCGCCCGGCTGGAG
This sequence is a window from Candidatus Micropelagos thuwalensis. Protein-coding genes within it:
- a CDS encoding aromatic ring-hydroxylating oxygenase subunit alpha, with translation MDASRIKTLEEGMAYEQSREGPPPGFPKLPPIPAKRYTDQVFFDLEIEHLWKKSWLFACHMDELPEPGSFYLWERIGSPIFIVRGRDDKLRGFYNTCRHRGAPVVREQTGRRNLFVCTYHGWSYDDKGHLINMRDPRDFPDFDKSCHSLVEVGVEVFGKMVFINLDKDAKPLMDYLHPVPTDMAQFQSENMRLVRKTTLDIKCNVKILLDAFQETYHLKSIHQKTVDRFLDHLGTYIELWPNGHSRMVTPHRDPNWVDPGVEGLPEVETVGEVGRVNNFSYNIYPNIVCPPYASGNSLIIFWPKTINTMEIEVIWVAPDWGDGPLSDIWETRLGNFDKILEEDTQFAEQIQISVESDGFQGTPLSYQERRIYHWHEHLDRLIGEENLPEGTRIEPLMGPYIMDPYASKAGE
- a CDS encoding SDR family oxidoreductase codes for the protein MSDKNQPLQSSEYGGMSIEELATASTVYRADLLTSQTIVISGAGTGMGRAMAFLAARLGANVVICGRREEKLQEVKDGIRQHVGRDIEYAQVNIRDPENVENFITDIFDRHGTIHALINSAGGQFSQAAIDFSRKGWLAVIDTNLNGTWWMMQEAAKKWCDTGQEGNIINIAAYVERGMPQSAHSCAARAGVIYLSKTVSTEWAEHNIRVNCIAPGAIETEGVTQYPPEALQEFHRANPMKRFGDVWDVAETTIYLVAPSSKFVTGEVITVDGGMAQHGWVWPMGKPEYFK
- a CDS encoding 3-oxoacyl-[acyl-carrier-protein] synthase III C-terminal domain-containing protein, with product MANFGLIAYGSYLPFQAISRQSIFDQIGWIQGGLKAYAKGKRSYADWDEDAVTLAVAAARQLLKTADNTQVQQLSFASTTAPFLDRSNAGIVAAALDLADHTHCYDSSGSQRAALAPLVTACHNQSDGLLIAAGEKKPVQPANVMEMLAGDAGAAILTGSKNVIAELVATQSVRSDFVDHYRTAESGTDYVLEERWVREEGLAKIVSPLITTLLEENNLSVEDIDHFILPVAYPSHARAIARKCGIQEDAVADALFTDCGFSGVAHPLLMLNDCLDRATPDSLILLTGFGQGMDAILLRTTEKITRYQASITVQNFMTNLRIEDNYPRFLASNGQFHPDWGMRAERDNRTAQTVAFDKSRDIYGLVGGICTSCGTPQFPKARRCVNPECNALDTQQYYRFADIPATVKSFTEDWMAFNRNPPLIYGNISFEGGGNMFIEMTGFAPGDIAIGDKVEMDFRIKDIDDKRGFHRYFWKAAAQRKV
- a CDS encoding acetyl-CoA acetyltransferase, producing MAEGIKDKVAIIGMGCSKFGERWDARPEDLITEAFEEALNDAKIEKESIDAAWFGVFYDEQNVGKSAYPLSQYLRLPNIPVTRVENLCATGTESLRGAVYAVAAGACDIALAVGCEKLKDTGFAGLPERTKGTFEDLYQPGFTPPGAFAQLGAAYAHKYGLDMADLKKAMAHVSWKSHENGFLNPKAHLRKKLSIEQILNAPPVAYPLGVFDCCGVSDGASCAIVARPEIAKDLVGENFVTVKSMQLSPSNGVEMGHQSWDGAGTVTTRKASERAYAEAGISNPRADISLTEVHDCFSITELVLMEDLWLSDDGKAPNDILDGRFDATGDIPCQIDGGLKCFGHPVGASGLRMTYEIYLQLLGRANDRQLKDPKFGLAHNLGGIPNRNVAAVSIFGMNE